From Nicotiana tabacum cultivar K326 chromosome 15, ASM71507v2, whole genome shotgun sequence, the proteins below share one genomic window:
- the LOC107782412 gene encoding RGG repeats nuclear RNA binding protein A isoform 1 (isoform 1 is encoded by transcript variant 1; The RefSeq protein has 1 substitution compared to this genomic sequence) translates to MATLNPFDLLDDDAEDPSLDELKLAQAQASTVSSVPKKTGSVQAQAQPAKPAAKLPSKPVPPSQAVRDARSDSQRGGGRGGPRGGGRGRGPGRGRGFNQESADDENAFGSNNGFSGRYRVQEDGESGKLSERRGGYGGPRGGFHGGRRGGFNNGDAAEGEGERPRRVFDRQSGTGRGNEYIKREGSGRGNWGTPADDIAQETEVPVNDGEKIVEAEKEAGQEEAEDTNKDSTAAEPEEKEPEEKEMTLEEYEKLMEEKRKALLALKPEERKVNLDKELESMQLLSNKKNDDEIFIKLGSEKEKRKEAVEKARKTQSINEFLKPAEGENYSRRGGRGRGPGRGRGGFGGGVGGNKSFSAPSIEDVGQFPSLVAK, encoded by the exons ATGGCTACACTGAATCCATTTGACCTATTGGATGATGATGCTGAGGACCCAAGTTTGGATGAGTTGAAACTGGCTCAAGCTCAGGCTTCAACTGTTTCCTCTGTACCCAAGAAAACGGGCTCAGTTCAGGCCCAAGCCCAGCCCGCTAAGCCTGCTGCTAAGTTGCCTTCCAAACCAGTTCCACCTTCTCAGGCTG TGAGGGATGCAAGGAGTGACAGCCAGCGTGGAGGAGGCCGCGGGGGTCCACGTGGGGGAGGCCGTGGACGTGGGCCTGGGCGTGGACGCGGGTTTAACCAAGAATCTGCTGATGATGAGAATGCTTTTGGCAGCAACAATGGATTCTCTGGGCGGTACAGAGTTCAAGAAGATGGAGAGTCAGGAAAGCTCTCTGAAAGGAGAGGTGGATATGGTGGACCTCGTGGGGGGTTCCATGGAGGTCGTCGTGGTGGTTTCAATAATGGAGATGCTGCAGAAGGAGAAGGGGAACGCCCACGGAGAGTGTTTGATCGACGAAGTGGAACTGGCCGTGG GAATGAGTATATTAAGCGGGAGGGCTCTGGTCGTGGAAATTGGGGAACTCCCGCAGATGACATTGCACA AGAGACTGAAGTGCCTGTTAATGATGGCGAGAAGATTGTTGAGGCTGAGAAAGAAGCTGGACAGGAAGAAGCTGAAGACACCAATAAGGATTCTACTGCTGCTGAGCCAGAAGAGAAGGAACCTGAGGAGAAG GAGATGACCCTTGAAGAGTATGAGAAGCTAATGGAAGAGAAGAGGAAGGCGTTGCTGGCTCTAAAGCCTGAGGAAAGAAAGGTTAATTTGGACAAAGAACTTGAATCCATGCAACTTCTCTCAAACAAGAAGAATGATGATGAAATCTTCATTAAATTG GGTTccgagaaagaaaagagaaaagaggccGTGGAAAAAGCCAGAAAG ACTCAAAGCATAAACGAGTTCCTGAAGCCTGCAGAAGGAGAAAATTACTCTCGCCGTGGTGGTCGTGGCAGGGGACCGGGCCGTGGAAGAGGTGGTTTTGGTGGTGGTGTTGGTGGAAACAAAAGCTTTTCAGCCCCATCAATTGAAGATGTTGGCCAGTTCCCGTCCTTGGTTGCCAAATAA
- the LOC107782412 gene encoding RGG repeats nuclear RNA binding protein A isoform 2 (isoform 2 is encoded by transcript variant 2; The RefSeq protein has 1 substitution compared to this genomic sequence) encodes MATLNPFDLLDDDAEDPSLDELKLAQAQASTVSSVPKKTGSVQAQAQPAKPAAKLPSKPVPPSQAVRDARSDSQRGGGRGGPRGGGRGRGPGRGRGFNQESADDENAFGSNNGFSGRYRVQEDGESGKLSERRGGYGGPRGGFHGGRRGGFNNGDAAEGEGERPRRVFDRQSGTGRGETEVPVNDGEKIVEAEKEAGQEEAEDTNKDSTAAEPEEKEPEEKEMTLEEYEKLMEEKRKALLALKPEERKVNLDKELESMQLLSNKKNDDEIFIKLGSEKEKRKEAVEKARKTQSINEFLKPAEGENYSRRGGRGRGPGRGRGGFGGGVGGNKSFSAPSIEDVGQFPSLVAK; translated from the exons ATGGCTACACTGAATCCATTTGACCTATTGGATGATGATGCTGAGGACCCAAGTTTGGATGAGTTGAAACTGGCTCAAGCTCAGGCTTCAACTGTTTCCTCTGTACCCAAGAAAACGGGCTCAGTTCAGGCCCAAGCCCAGCCCGCTAAGCCTGCTGCTAAGTTGCCTTCCAAACCAGTTCCACCTTCTCAGGCTG TGAGGGATGCAAGGAGTGACAGCCAGCGTGGAGGAGGCCGCGGGGGTCCACGTGGGGGAGGCCGTGGACGTGGGCCTGGGCGTGGACGCGGGTTTAACCAAGAATCTGCTGATGATGAGAATGCTTTTGGCAGCAACAATGGATTCTCTGGGCGGTACAGAGTTCAAGAAGATGGAGAGTCAGGAAAGCTCTCTGAAAGGAGAGGTGGATATGGTGGACCTCGTGGGGGGTTCCATGGAGGTCGTCGTGGTGGTTTCAATAATGGAGATGCTGCAGAAGGAGAAGGGGAACGCCCACGGAGAGTGTTTGATCGACGAAGTGGAACTGGCCGTGG AGAGACTGAAGTGCCTGTTAATGATGGCGAGAAGATTGTTGAGGCTGAGAAAGAAGCTGGACAGGAAGAAGCTGAAGACACCAATAAGGATTCTACTGCTGCTGAGCCAGAAGAGAAGGAACCTGAGGAGAAG GAGATGACCCTTGAAGAGTATGAGAAGCTAATGGAAGAGAAGAGGAAGGCGTTGCTGGCTCTAAAGCCTGAGGAAAGAAAGGTTAATTTGGACAAAGAACTTGAATCCATGCAACTTCTCTCAAACAAGAAGAATGATGATGAAATCTTCATTAAATTG GGTTccgagaaagaaaagagaaaagaggccGTGGAAAAAGCCAGAAAG ACTCAAAGCATAAACGAGTTCCTGAAGCCTGCAGAAGGAGAAAATTACTCTCGCCGTGGTGGTCGTGGCAGGGGACCGGGCCGTGGAAGAGGTGGTTTTGGTGGTGGTGTTGGTGGAAACAAAAGCTTTTCAGCCCCATCAATTGAAGATGTTGGCCAGTTCCCGTCCTTGGTTGCCAAATAA
- the LOC107782411 gene encoding uncharacterized protein LOC107782411 — MATCNGNGAAEFSSKLQVEAIQTVIPMKITDPRLSRRIAVSENFCSGDLQRRFHMVLYYNKASEADSGWIIAGWFKESLGMAIVESPLFGGRLRKLEDNNDLELVSNDSGVRLVEANAQINMADFIDLKNKENVETELVFWEDIHETNPQFSPLFYVQVTNFKCGGYSIGISCSLFLADPFVMTSFLKNWSQIHNNLISQIDAPKIPAFYTPNLRKVGFLPTISSSLTTRNQTTQTLIFKIPKNLLKINDKFLKNLASKCVGETEGKLGKQLSSKFTLFVKESTNSENVIRVETCIREEIIKEECELIAKSGGLISASWDDLEGDKVSFNEGNKAVNISCWIINVENQDLVMITPSPDEDGSQLNIIITVTN; from the exons ATGGCAACTTGCAATGGAAATGGAGCTGCAGAATTTTCCTCCAAATTGCAAGTTGAAGCAATCCAAACTGTGATACCAATGAAGATAACCGATCCACGGTTATCAAGGCGAATCGCGGTATCTGAAAATTTTTGCTCGGGCGATTTGCAAAGGCGATTTCACATGGTGTTGTACTATAACAAAGCATCAGAGGCGGATTCAGGATGGATAATTGCGGGTTGGTTTAAAGAGTCACTAGGAATGGCAATAGTTGAAAGTCCATTATTTGGTGGAAGACTAAGGAAATTAGAGGATAataatgatttggagttggtttcaAATGATTCTGGTGTTAGATTGGTTGAGGCTAATGCTCAAATAAATATGGCTGATTTTATTGATCTCAAAAACAAGGAAAATGTAGAAACTGAGCTTGTCTTTTGGGAAGATATTCATGAAACAAATCCTCAGTTTTCTCCCCTTTTCTATGTCCAG GTGACAAATTTCAAGTGTGGAGGATATTCAATTGGGATAAGTTGCAGCCTTTTTCTAGCAGATCCTTTTGTCATGACAAGTTTCTTGAAAAATTGGTCCCAAATTCACAACAATTTGATCTCACAAATTGATGCACCAAAAATTCCAGCATTTTACACTCCAAATCTAAGAAAAGTTGGCTTTTTACCAACTATATCAAGTAGCTTAACCACAAGAAATCAAACCACTCAAACTCTAATTTTCAAGATTCCCAAAAATCTCTTGAAAATTAATGATAAATTCCTCAAAAATCTTGCATCAAAATGTGTTGGAGAAACAGAGGGAAAACTTGGTAAACAATTGTCTTCAAAATTCACTTTGTTTGTGAAAGAGAGTACTAACTCTGAGAATGTTATTAGGGTGGAAACTTGTAttagagaggagataattaaggAAGAATGTGAATTAATAGCTAAAAGTGGTGGATTAATTTCAGCAAGTTGGGATGATTTGGAAGGTGATAAAGTGAGTTTTAATGAAGGAAATAAGGCTGTTAATATTTCATGTTGGATTATTAATGTAGAAAATCAAGATCTTGTGATGATTACTCCATCTCCTGATGAAGACGGCTCTCAACTAAACATTATAATTACAGTTACTAATTAG